TTGCCCTCAATGACCACTTTGTGCCGGCCTACTTTAATCTGGCCCGCATGGCGGTCATGGATAACGATTATAAGCATGCCGATGATTTGCTTGGCAAGGCAAGCACAGCCGACCCGATGAATCCGGAAGGGCTGCTGCTGACCGCGCAAGTGGACCTGTTGCTCAATAACTTTGATGGAGCGATCGAAGGCGCCAAAAAGCTGCATGCCATGCCGCATGAACACTATGCCATAGTCCATCTGATCGCAGCGCATGCTTACCTCTCTAAAAATATGCCCAGCCCCGCTGCCGCCGAGTATAAACAATTCCTGGATGAAGCCCCGACGGACCCGCGAGCGTCAAAAGTCCGCGATGAATTGACAGCGCTGCTAAAATCACAGGATCGGCAACAAGCGCAGCAAGCACCGGGAGCTCAAGAGTCACAGGAGCAACAAGCGGCGCCCAGCGAACCGAAAACGCCACAAGAGCCACAAGCAAACCACTGAAGCCTATCGCCGCCCACGCCAAAGTTATAATTTCGCGCAGAGCCGCGTCCCGCCTGCGGGAGGGACACGTGTGGGTCTATCGCTCTGAAATCATCTCTGAAGACGCCACTCAACCCGGCGCCCTGGTACATATAGAAGACGAACGCGGCAAATTTCTGGGCACCGCACTCTACAGCAGCTCTTCCCAAATCGCTTTACGCAAACTGACGGGGGAGCGTTTGCAAACCCAGCAGCAATTACTGGAATTGCTGCGTCAGCGGGTGCGCACTGCGCTGGCGTACCGCCAATGGCTGCCTCAGGCAAAAGACACAAACGCTGCCCGCCTCATCTTCAGCGAGGCTGATGGTCTGCCCGGAATCATCGTGGATCGTTATAACGATATCTTGTCTCTGCACAGCCAGACCCAGGCCATGGACCGCCCCGAGATCAAGCAGGCCATGGTTGCGGAACTGCAGACCCAGCTCGCCTCCAGCGGTGTGGCGCATATTGTGGAAAGAGTCGAGCCGCACATCCGCGAACTCGAGCAGTTACCGCCGGCCGAAAACCATTTGCTTCATGGCGAAAAAACTTCGACGCAATATACACTGAACGGTGTCCACTTTCATTACGACGCGCTCAGCGGACAAAAAACCGGCGCCTTCCTTGACCAATGCGAAAACTACGCTGCCGCAGAAAAATATGCCCACGGCAAAGCGCTTGACGCCTTCTGCTACCAGGGTGGCTTCGCCCTGCATCTCGCCCGCGCTTGTACTGAAGTGACTGCGCTCGATACCTCACGCCCAGCGCTCGAAATAGCCGAGGAAAACGAAAAACTCAATCACATCCAGGGTCAACCCGAGATCGAGTGGATTGAAGCCAATGCCTTCGATCTTCTCAAAGACTATTCCGCTTCTGGAAAGCAATATGACACGATTGTTCTCGATCCACCCGCCTTTGCCAAGAGCAAACGCAATCTCGAAACCGCGCTGCGGGGATACAAAGAGCTCAACCTGCGCGCGGTGAAAATGTTGCGCCCGGGTGGAGTCCTGGTCACCTGTTCATGCTCCTACCATGTCAGTGAACAGGATTTTCGTCAGATGCTGACTGCCGCCGCGGTTGATGCCGGCCGCACCCTTTGCCTTCTCGAAATGCGCACCCAATCAAAAGACCATCCCATCGTGCTGGGAATCCCCGAAACCCATTACCTGAAGTGCCTGATCTGCACCGTACGATAATTCTTTTTTTCCACAACCGGCAAGACAACGCTTCCTCACTCTTTGGAATCACGGTAGAGGTGGGGCCATTGTTGGGCAAAACACCCGTAAAACGTAAGAATTGCCTCGCTTATTTTCATGTAAATTATTGAAAGTAAAGCTAAAGTCTATATTGACAATAACACACTAAGATTTTATGATTCTTTTAGACTAAGTATGAGTCTAAAGCCTTAGTAGGTTATTAAACCTAAGCTTTGAACCCCAAAATTTTAGGAGGAAACTAAAATGGCATATCTGACCCGTTTTGAACCTTTCCGTGATTTAGCGAATTTTCAGAACCAGATCAACCGAATTTTCCAGGACTATGGCCGAGGCAGTGATGAATTGTTGACCAGTGGCACCTTCGTGCCCCCGGTTGATGTCTATGAGGATGAGCACAGCATCACCCTGAAGCTGGAAGTCCCCGGGATTGAGGAAAAGAATCTGGACATCAAGTTGGAAAACAACACCTTGACTGTTCGGGGCGAGCGTAACTTCGAGAAAGAAGAAAAAGAAGAGAACTTCCATCGCATTGAGCGCCGCTATGGTGCTTTTGCGCGTTCCTTCACGTTGCCCAACACGGTGGATACCGAGAACGTAAACGCCACCTATGAAAACGGCATCTTGAAGATCCAGCTTGCCAAGCGCGCCGAAGCCAAGCCGAAGCAGATCAAGGTAGGCATCGGTCCCAAGACAGTCGAAGCCGGCAAGAAGATCCAAGCCGCGTAATTCTCACAACTGCAGTACCCGAATGGGGAGATGGGCAGTTCCACAGGGCCCCATTTCCCCTTGTTTTTTATATTCGAAATACAATTTTGAAAAGTACGATTTGAGAAGTACGATTAATGAATTTTGCACCTGTGTCGTACCGCGTACATCTGATTTCTTGTTAGAAGAACTGTGAGTTCTAATTTCATAGTTGATGTTTGAGAGTAAGGAGGGATTATGGCTATTCGTTGGGACAAATTGACATTGAAGGCGCAGGAAGCAGTACAGCGCGCCAACGATCTTGCCTCCGAACACGGCAACCCTGAACTGCAACCGGCGCACTTGCTGCTGGCGTTGGTGGAAGATACTGAAGGCATCGTTCCGCCCGTGCTGGAAAAGATCGGCGCGAGCTCAACCGCCGTTCAGGCGAATGCGCGTGCTCTTATCGAACGCTTGCCCAAAGTGTCGGGCGGAGGCGCTACCCAGGCGAATCTCTCGGCTAACGCCTCGAAGGTGTTGGAAAACGCCTTCAAAGAAGCCGAACGTTTTAAAGATGAGTTTGTCTCTACCGAGCATCTGCTGCTGGCCATCGCCGATGGAAAAGATGAAGCAGCCAAATTGTTGGCCTCCCAGGGAGCGACCCGCGACTCGATTTTGAAGGCGCTGACCACGGTGCGCGGCAGTCAGAAGGTTACCGACCAGAACCCCGAGGCGAAGTACCAGGCCCTGCAGCGCTATGCTCGTGATCTCACCGACCTGGCGCGCCGCGGCAAGCTCGATCCCGTGATCGGACGCGATGAAGAGGTCCGCCGTGTTGTCCAAGTGCTCTCCCGCCGCACAAAAAATAATCCCGTGCTGATCGGTGAACCCGGAGTAGGAAAGACCGCCATCGTAGAAGGATTGGCGCAGCGCATCATCTCCGGCGACGTGCCTGAGGTTTTGCGCTCCAAGCGTATCGTCGCCCTCGATTTGGGCTCTATGCTCGCAGGAGCAAAGTACCGCGGCGAGTTTGAAGACCGTCTCAAGGCCGTGCTGAAAGAAATTGAGGAATCTCAAGGGCAGGTCATCCTGTTTATTGACGAACTGCACACGCTGGTAGGCGCAGGCGCTGCCGAAGGCGCAATTGACGCCAGCAATATGCTGAAGCCGCCGCTCGCCCGGGGTGAGCTGCGCGCCATCGGTGCGACTACGCTCAATGAATACCGCAAATACATCGAGAAAGATGCTGCGCTCGAACGCCGCTTCCAGGTTGTATATGTAGGTGAGCCCAACGTCGAAGATACCATCGCAATCCTGCGGGGATTGAAAGAGCGCTACGAGGTGCATCACGGAGTCCGCATTAAGGATTCCGCGATTGTCGCCGCAGCCACACTCTCGCACCGTTACATTACCGATCGCTTCCTGCCCGATAAAGCCATTGATCTGGTAGACGAGGCGGCTGCATCGTTGCGCATACAGATTGATTCCATGCCAACGGAAATTGATCAGCTTGAGCGCCGCGCCACGCAGCTTGAAATCGAAAAGCAGGCCCTGAAGAAAGAAGACGATCCCAACTCGCGCGAACGTCTGGCCGTGGTTGAGAAAGAGCTGGCCGGTGTGCGTGAACAGGCCAATGCTCTCAAGGCCCGCTGGCTGGAGGAGAAGGCGGCGATCACCAAAGTGCGCCAGCTCAAGGAGCGCATCGAGCAGCTCAAGCTCGAAGAGCAGGCAGAAGAACGCAAGGGTAATCTGCAGCGCGTGGCCGAGATCCGTTACGGTCTGTTGCGCCAGGCCGAGGCCGAACTGGCCAAATTGAATGCCGAAACGGATGGCAACACCCGTCGCTCCCGCATGTTGAAAGAAGAAGTGGATGAAGAGGATATTGCCCGCATCGTTTCCAAGTGGACGGGGATTCCTGTTTCCAAGATGCTGGAGGGCGAAGTAAAAAAGCTGGTAGCGATGGAGAACCGTCTGCGCGAGCGTGTGCTCGGCCAGGATTCAGCTTTAGAGCGCGTGGCCAATGCCGTCCGCCGATCACGTGCGGGGCTGAGCGATCCCAACCGTCCTATCGGCTCGTTTATTTTCCTGGGACCAACGGGTGTGGGAAAAACCGAACTGGCGCGTGCGTTGGCTGAATTTCTCTTCGATGACGAACACGCACTGGTGCGCATTGATATGTCCGAGTACATGGAAAAGCACGCGGTTTCGCGGCTGATCGGAGCGCCTCCCGGCTACGTCGGCTACGACGAAGGTGGACAGCTCACCGAGCAGGTGCGCCGCCGGCCTTATTCGGTAGTCCTGTTCGATGAAATTGAAAAGGCGCATCCCGATGTCTTCAATGTGCTGCTGCAGATTCTGGATGACGGCCGCCTGACCGACGGCCAGGGCCGAACCGTGGATTTCAAGAACACGGTCATCATCATGACCTCGAACCTCGGCGCTACCTATCTGGCAGCCGTGCGGCCCGACAACCGTGAGGATTTTTACGAAGCCACTGAAAAAGTGATGGATGCACTGCGCTCCCACTTCAAGCCTGAGTTCCTGAACCGCGTGGATGACATTATTGTCTTCAATCCGCTGGGGAAAGAGCAGCTTACGCACATTGTGGAGCTACGCCTGAACGATCTGCGCCGCTTGCTTTCGGACCGCAAGGTGACGATTGAACTCACTGACGCCGCCCGCGAACTGCTCTTCAGCGAAGGTTATGATCCGACCTATGGAGCGCGTCCGCTGAAGCGGGCCATCCAGCGCCTGATTCAAGATCCGCTGGCGCTCAAGATTCTGGATGGCGAAGTGCTGCACGGCGACCACGTGCTCGTGGATGCCGATCGTAAAGAGCGCAAGATGATCTTTAAGGTCAACCGTGCCGGCAGCAGTGCCGAAAAGCGAGAGCGTCGCGCAAAAGCTCCGGTGGCATAAAAGAGCGAATAAACACAAAGGGCGGGACCCAAGCAGCAATCCCGCCCTTCGTGCTTTCGGGGAGAAAAACTCTTAGTTGTTTTTGTTTTCCTGCTCCTTGTGCTCGTCCATCCATCTCTTCATGTGTTCTTGATGGCGTTCGCGGAGCGTTGCCAGCTTGGTACGCTGCTCCGGAGTCAGGACTTTGTAGATCTCATTCTGTGTGCGGGCTGCTGCCACAGCCAGGTTGATGAGATTCTCTTTGTTTTGCTCAAGCGTGGCCCGTACCTGGTTAGCATCGAAGTTATCGGAAAGCGCCTGGGCTTCCACCTGCTGATGCAGTTGCCTTGCATTGCTCAAGAGCGGCTGCATTTGCGTACGTTCCTGCTCCAGGATGGATTTGATCGCAGTCCGCTGCTGATCGCTGAGGTCCAGGTAATCGGTCAGGAACTGGACCGCATGGCCTCCAAAGGGGAACATCATGGCCGCGTTCTTATAGCGCTCATGTTTCACGACATTTTGCGCGACCGCTGCGGTCAAGAGCAGCGCCACCAGAATGACGGAAATAATAATCACACGTTTCTTACTCATAACTTTCATTGACTCCTTTTTTCTGCAGGGCTACTTGGTCACCAAAACTCCGCGGCCAAAAAACCGCTCTGCCCTCACCAATTTTCCTGCTCACTTAGTAAGACGTTTGCCACGAGCGCTCTATGGTTAAGAAGGGGCGAGACCGTGTAAAGAAGTGTAAAGAAATTTTTGCAAATATTTACGCAGACTGACTTCTGGCTACAGTAGAACTAAACTATATAGAGAGCATATGGAACGAGTCCTCATTATTGATGACGATGTAGAGCTGTGCAGCATGATTGCTGAATACCTGCGCCCGGAAGGTTTCAGCGTAGAGGCTGTCCACAACGGCGAGCGCGGTTTGCAGCGTGCTCTTTCCGGCGATCATGATCTTTTGCTTTTGGATGTAATGCTGCCAGGCATGAATGGATTCGATCTGCTGCGGCAACTGCGCACCTCGTCTGATTTACGCGTCCTGCTGTTGACCGCACGCGGTGACGACGTTGATCGCATTGTAGGTCTTGAAATTGGCGCTGATGATTATCTCCCCAAGCCATTTAATCCTCGCGAACTGCTGGCGCGCGTGCGGGCAATTTTGCGCCGTCCGCAGAATGGCAAAGGCTCTCCCGAGTCAGGAGAGCGCCTGTCGGTCGGAGACGTTGAACTCGATCTCGGTTCGCGCGCGGCCACCCGGAATGGCGAAGCGGTTGAGCTTACCTCGGTGGAATTCAGCCTTCTGGAGGCCTTGCTGCGCTCGGCGGGTAAAATCGTCTCCCGCGAGGAGTTGGCGCAGAAGGTGCTTGGCCGGAACCTGAACTTATTTGACCGCAGTATTGACGTGCATATCAGCAAGTTGCGCAAGAAACTGGGCGAAATGGTCAGCGGAGGCGAACGCATCAAGACGGTTCGTGGCGCCGGCTATCTTTATGCTTTGCCCGCGGCTGAGCAAAAGGTTGCTGAAAGATAAACCATGCGCAGCTTGTTTTTCAAAATCTTCCTTTCCTTTTGGATAAGCACGATTCTCATCATTACAATTCTGGCGCTCACCGCTGAAACCCGGCGCTCGGCCGAGGTACACGAATCCTGGCGCAACATGTTTACCGGTGTAACCACGGTCAATGCCTACACCTTTGCCCAAGCGTATGAAAGTCAGGGCTGTGAAGGCCTGCGCCAGCAACAGAAGAGCCTGGAGCAGACCACGCATCTGCAAAGCTATTTTCTCGATGACAGCGGCAACCCTCTTTGTGGTCAGCCTCCGAATGGGGTACCCAAAGAAGCTAAAGAGGCGGCCAATCGTGTTTCCCAGACCGGGAGCGTCGAATTCATAACCGCCGACCGGCCGCGAGTTGCCGCCAAGCGCATTGTTACTGCGGAGGGTGATGCTTATCGTTTCGTGGTTATGTTGCCCCCACCCCAGATTCGTCTCTGGACCTGGGCTGCGCTCCAGCGCCTCATGATTGCGGTTCCCATCTCGGGCCTGGTTTGCTTCGTGCTGGCACGTTATCTTACGGCGCCTATTACACGTCTGCGTACGGCGGCGCAGCAGATCGCACAAGGAGACCTCAGCGCCCGCGCCGCAGCCAAAACGGGAAAGCGCGGAGACGAAGTCGGCCAACTTGTGGGCGACTTCAATCACATGGCTGAACGCCTCGAAATCCTGATCGGAGCGCAACAGCGCCTGATTCGCGACATCTCACACGAGCTGCGGTCTCCGCTGACCCGGCTGGTGCTGGCATTGGGTCTGGCACGCCAAAACGACAACGGCAATCAGGTTGCACTCGACCGCATGGAGAAAGAAACTGAACGCCTGAATGAGATGATTGAGCGCCTTTTGACGCTCTCCCGTCTGGAATCGGCGACTGAGCCCCCGCCGAAGTCCCCGGTAAGCCTGACGGAGCTGATGCATACCATCCTTGCCGATGTTGAGATCGAAGCCAAAATGCGCAACTGCTCTATCCAGTACAACGCGCCGCGCGATTACAACATCGCTGCCAACTTCGAGCTCTTGCGCAGTGCGCTCGAAAACGTCATGCGCAATGCCATTCGCTACACGGCCGAAGGGAGCACGGTGGAAGTCAGCGCGGAGCGCACCCACTCCACGCCTCCGCTTGAAGTCGTAATTCGGGTTCGCGATCACGGCCCGGGAGTCCCGGAAGCCGAGCTGCAAAACCTGTTTCGTCCCTTTTACCGGCTGGATGCCTCCCGCGAACGGCAAACCGGAGGGGTCGGTCTGGGTCTTACCATCGCAGAGCGCGCGGTAAAGCTGCATGGAGGCAGCATCCAGGCCAAGAATTGTCCTACAGGTGGATTAATCCTCGAAATACATCTGCCGATTTCAGACGGCTAAAGCTCTCTCAGCGCTCGTTCATGTTTTGAAAGAAAGCTTCTACCTCGCCGATGTCACTCGTCTTGCGATAATTCGGCAGGCTCTCCAGAAAAACCTTGCCATAGGCTTTCTTCGTGATGCGATTATCCAGCAGCGCGAGCGCGCCGCGGTCCTTCAGCGAACGAATCAACCTTCCGAATCCCTGCTTCAGCGAAATGACGGCGGCGGGTACCTGGTAGTCGAAGAAGGCGTTCCCACCGTCGGCATCAATCGCGCGAATACGCGCCGCCACCACTGGATCGTTGGGCACGGCAAACGGCAGCCGGTCAATGATGACGCAGCTCAGTTGCTCTCCTTGCACATCCACTCCCTGCCAGAAAGATGAGGTCGCGAACAGGACCGCATTTGGTGTCATGCGAAATTCTTCCAGCAGCGCGTTGCGCGGCGCTCGACCTTGTATCAGCATAGGGAAATCGAGCTCTCCCAGCAGGCGGTCGTGAATCTGATGCATCTGGGCATAGCTGGTGAACAAACAAAAAGCGCGTCCGCGAGAAATTTCCAGCATGCGCCGGATGCAGTCTGCCGCCCGCGGAACAAACTGCGCCGTCCGCGGATCGGGCAAATCCGGAGGCGTGTACAAAATCGCCTGCGAAGCATAATCAAAGTGCGAAGGGACAACTACTTCACGCGCATTTTCCAGCCCCAGGCGCTTGCGGATATAGTCAAAGCCATTGCTGACCGCCAGGGTCGCCGAGGTGAGCACGGCAGTTTCCAGGCCAGAAAACAGGTGTTCACGCAAAATTTGCGAGACGTCAATCGGCGTGGCCTGCAGAAAAACATTTCTGCTTCCGCCCCCAGACGTACGCCTGCCGGGCGCATCGCCTCCGCGACGCTCGATCCAGAAGACGGTATTGCGGTCGGTGGATTCGAGAAGAAACGCAAGCTGCATGCGCAACTCCTGCGTGCGCCGGGAGAAGTTGAAAACCTCTTCAGGTTTTTCCGGGATAAGCTCGAGCTCAGCCTGCAACCGTTCGAGCGTCTTCAGCAGTCCGTTGTATTCAGCCCCATGTTCTTCCAGGAATTCGCGCCGGTTTTGAAAAGCGAACCGGCCCTCGCCCTGCGGTATGAGTGAAAAGAAAAACTGTGCGCGCTCGAACAGACTGCGCGTGGCAGAATGCACCCCGGGCGGGAACCCTCCCTTTAATTTAAGCGTGGTTTCAACATCGCGCACCAGATCGTTGAAGCGCAGGTTGCTGACGGTGATCCCAAAATAACTGCCGGCCACATCTTCCAGCTCGTGCGCCTCATCAAAGATCACCGAGCCATACTCGGGCAAAATGCCGGCATCGGGCGCGTCTTCGGTCATGAGCTTGATGGCGAGATCAGCAAAAAAAAGATGATGGTTTACGATGATGATGTTGCTTTCAATCGCTCGCCGGTGCATCTCTGTGATAAAACAGCGGTCGAACTGGCGGCATTTGGAGCCGGTACAAGCTTCGGCGCGGGCATCGAGTTTGTGCCAGAGCGCGCTGTTTTCCGGCAGGTCGGCAATCTCGGCGCGGTCGCCGTTCAGGGTTGTCTTCTCCCAATTTGCAATCGCGCGAAACTGGTTGATCTCTTCCAGTCCATTCAGGACGGGCTGCTCATTCAGGTCGTAAAGCTTCTGCCGGCAAAGATAATTATTGCGGCCCTTCATATAGGAGACCCGCAGACCGGGGAAGTGCTTCTCTAAAAACGGAACGTCCTTAAAAAATAATTGCTCCTGCAAATTCTTTGTTCCGGTGGAAATAATCACGCGCTTGCCGGAGCGGATCACCGGAACCAGATAGGCTAGCGTCTTGCCCGTCCCCGTCCCCGCCTCAACCAGCAGATGGCGTTTTTCTCGCAAAGCTTCTTCTACAGCCTGCGCCATCTGCAACTGTCCGCGGCGGAATTCGTATGCCGGATGCGTCCTGGCCAGCAAGCCTCCTGGGGCAAAAAACTGGTGCAGAGAAACTTCGTACCCGGTTTTTGCCGCTGAGTGGTCGGCAGAAGGTGCTTGAGCGGATTGAGGCGTAGCCGACAAAATAAATCTGGTCCGAATCTTAGTATCTAAGGGCTCCGCAACGCAGCTCCGCTTTTGCGGGATCTGCTGCTGCGCCCTCGCGCTTCGCTCGCGCGGTTCCGGCGCTCGCTTCGCACTCACCCTTATAATAGAGCTTCTTTGCTTGCGCAGCATCGCAATCGGAGCCCCGAGGCTTTTTTTCTGAAAAAACCTGACTACAATTTGCAGCAACCCGGTATTCCCACCCTCGCCATTGTTGGCCGGCCCAACGTAGGCAAATCCACATTATTTAACCGGATCATCGGCTCGCGCCGAGCCATCGTTGGCGATGAGCCCGGCATCACCCGCGACCGCCTCTATGGCGAGACCGAGTGGCGCGGCTTCAGGCTGCGAGTGATTGATACCGGCGGCATCATTCCTGACGATCACGAATTGATTCCCTCTGAAATTCTTAAGCAGGCAAAGACGGCGCTGGAAGAGGCACAGGCGGTGGTTCTGGTCGTGGATGGCCGCAGCGAACTGGCGGCGCCTGATATAGATCTGGCGCGCATGTTGCTGCGCTCGGGAACCAACCTGTTTCTTGCCGTCAACAAAATTGATACCCCCAAGATGCAGCCCGCCGCAGAAAACTTCCGCCGCCTGGGGATCAAGAACTTGTTTCCGGTTTCTGCCGAGCATGGAGTAGGACTTGACGACCTGTTGGATGCAGTTTTGGAATCCCTGCCGAAACAGGTACAGGCGGATACTCGTGTGGCACAGGCGTCCCCGCCTGTGCTGGATCAAGAACCAAAGGATGAGGAATCAGAGCCCGAGAGCCCTGAATTAGGGGACCCTGAACTACAGAACCCTGAACTACAGAACAAAGACCCGCGCGAGACCAACGTTGCCATCATTGGCCGGCCGAATGTGGGGAAATCAACTCTGCTCAACCGGCTTACGGGAAGCTCACGCGCGATTGTCTCACCCATTCCCGGCACTACACGCGACGCAGTAGATGAACTCGTAGAGCGCGACGGCCAACGTTTCCGTTTTATAGATACCGCTGGCATTCGTCGCAAGGGCAAGACCAAGTTGATGGCAGAAAAGCTCTCGGTAGTGATGGCGCGCAAACATCTCGAAGCGGCGGATGTCGCTCTTATGGTGGTGGATGCCGCCGAAGGCGTGACCGCAACCGACGCCACCATTGCCGGCTATGCTCATGAGAGCGGCAGGTCTTTAATTGTTGTCGTCAACAAATGGGACCTGCTGACAACCAAACGCACAGATGGACGTCCCCCCGCCGACCGCGATGTCTTCGAGCAGCAGTCGCGAGATGTGCTCAAATTTCTGAGCTATGCTCCTATTTTGTTTGTCTCCGCCACTGAAGGCTCTGGGACAGACAAAATCTTTTCCACCCTCGAAAAAGTTGCCGCCGAACGGCGCAAACGCATCACCACCGGCGAGATGAACCGGTTTTTGAAGCACGTAGACTTCGAACGCGCCTCGGTTCCCAGCTCGCGTCGCGTACGCATTCTCTACATGACCCAGGCTGCCGTGGCCCCACCGACGTTCATTCTGTTCACCGATCGCGATGTTAAGCTGCACTTTTCGTATCAGCGTTTTCTGGAAAACCAGATTCGCAAGAGCTTTGGTTTTATAGGGACGCCGATCTGGATTAAGAACAGGGCAAGAGAGTGATTCAGGAATTGATGACTTAGTTTTGCAATTACCCGATTACTCAATTCCCCCGATTTCTGCCATAATTCAGGAATTCAGGAGGGCTTTATGGGACGCTCATTAGGATTGATTGGATTGCTCATCGTTCTGGTAGTGGGAGCGTATATCTACACCCAGCAGACGAAAAGCTCTTCCATGGGAACCGGCAATCCACGAGCGGTGATAGATATCACCGGAGTCAAGATGGATCTGCTGCACATGGCCCAGGCCGAGCGAGCATTTTTTGCGCGCGAAAACCATTACGCGTCGCTCGAAGATTTGCACGCCTCGGGTGATCTGACCGTCTTCCAGAACCACCGTGGCCCCTACACCTACTCTGTCAGCTTTACCGACAACAGCTTCCGCATCACAGCCACCTATTCCGGCCCGCCCAATCCTGAAGCTGCCTCCAGTTTGAGCATTGATGAAAATATGCAGGTGCAATGATCCGATGAATCAATTCTTCAATGACCCAATCTCTATACGATACTGTGTCGGCGTGGCCTTGCAGATGCGTTTAAAGATCCTGCAGAAATAGGCAATGTCGTTGTATCCGCAATTCGCCGCCACCTCTTTGAGGGTGATGTTATAGTTTCGCAGCATAAACTTTGCCCGATTGATTCGCACCAGATTCAGGTAATCGTTGAATCGCATCAGTCCTTCCCTTCTGAAGACCCGCGATACATGGTTCGCCGCCAGGCCAAAGTGTCGGGCAACGCTCTCTCGCGTAATAGGGGTTTGAAAATTCTCCTGGACGTAGAGGCAGAGGGTTTCATAGGTGCGAATCGCTTTGCGCGGTGGATGCATCTGCGGAGTTTTAAGCAGCCGCAGGCAGGAATGCAGCAGCGATTCCGTCAGCAGCAACGCCATGGGCCCCTTCGATTGGTCGGCGGCAAACGCCATCAGTGCGGCCAGCAGACTGTGGGTCAGAGCGTCATAGGCGCCGTGGACGCTGGTTTTCAGCGCGGTCGCGGGCATATTGCTTTTCCCCTTGTGGTTCACCAGACTGATGCCGATCTGCTTTGTCCCAAAAAGGAATGTAAGCACCTTCACCGGGCTCGACCAATCGGGCTTGTTCCAGGTATTACCGGGCACGAACGCGGCATGGCCGCGCACCGGCTTGATAATTTCGGTTCGCCCGTTGTGGGCGATC
Above is a window of Terriglobales bacterium DNA encoding:
- a CDS encoding helicase C-terminal domain-containing protein, giving the protein MSATPQSAQAPSADHSAAKTGYEVSLHQFFAPGGLLARTHPAYEFRRGQLQMAQAVEEALREKRHLLVEAGTGTGKTLAYLVPVIRSGKRVIISTGTKNLQEQLFFKDVPFLEKHFPGLRVSYMKGRNNYLCRQKLYDLNEQPVLNGLEEINQFRAIANWEKTTLNGDRAEIADLPENSALWHKLDARAEACTGSKCRQFDRCFITEMHRRAIESNIIIVNHHLFFADLAIKLMTEDAPDAGILPEYGSVIFDEAHELEDVAGSYFGITVSNLRFNDLVRDVETTLKLKGGFPPGVHSATRSLFERAQFFFSLIPQGEGRFAFQNRREFLEEHGAEYNGLLKTLERLQAELELIPEKPEEVFNFSRRTQELRMQLAFLLESTDRNTVFWIERRGGDAPGRRTSGGGSRNVFLQATPIDVSQILREHLFSGLETAVLTSATLAVSNGFDYIRKRLGLENAREVVVPSHFDYASQAILYTPPDLPDPRTAQFVPRAADCIRRMLEISRGRAFCLFTSYAQMHQIHDRLLGELDFPMLIQGRAPRNALLEEFRMTPNAVLFATSSFWQGVDVQGEQLSCVIIDRLPFAVPNDPVVAARIRAIDADGGNAFFDYQVPAAVISLKQGFGRLIRSLKDRGALALLDNRITKKAYGKVFLESLPNYRKTSDIGEVEAFFQNMNER
- a CDS encoding helix-turn-helix transcriptional regulator produces the protein MTPQDLSTRTISRELEDFLRGTRMRRVHFAEGSIAPPVLAYVTHFPRLSIPLEGCHKMEIAHNGRTEIIKPVRGHAAFVPGNTWNKPDWSSPVKVLTFLFGTKQIGISLVNHKGKSNMPATALKTSVHGAYDALTHSLLAALMAFAADQSKGPMALLLTESLLHSCLRLLKTPQMHPPRKAIRTYETLCLYVQENFQTPITRESVARHFGLAANHVSRVFRREGLMRFNDYLNLVRINRAKFMLRNYNITLKEVAANCGYNDIAYFCRIFKRICKATPTQYRIEIGSLKN
- the der gene encoding ribosome biogenesis GTPase Der; protein product: MLAQHRNRSPEAFFLKKPDYNLQQPGIPTLAIVGRPNVGKSTLFNRIIGSRRAIVGDEPGITRDRLYGETEWRGFRLRVIDTGGIIPDDHELIPSEILKQAKTALEEAQAVVLVVDGRSELAAPDIDLARMLLRSGTNLFLAVNKIDTPKMQPAAENFRRLGIKNLFPVSAEHGVGLDDLLDAVLESLPKQVQADTRVAQASPPVLDQEPKDEESEPESPELGDPELQNPELQNKDPRETNVAIIGRPNVGKSTLLNRLTGSSRAIVSPIPGTTRDAVDELVERDGQRFRFIDTAGIRRKGKTKLMAEKLSVVMARKHLEAADVALMVVDAAEGVTATDATIAGYAHESGRSLIVVVNKWDLLTTKRTDGRPPADRDVFEQQSRDVLKFLSYAPILFVSATEGSGTDKIFSTLEKVAAERRKRITTGEMNRFLKHVDFERASVPSSRRVRILYMTQAAVAPPTFILFTDRDVKLHFSYQRFLENQIRKSFGFIGTPIWIKNRARE